The Populus trichocarpa isolate Nisqually-1 chromosome 11, P.trichocarpa_v4.1, whole genome shotgun sequence genome has a segment encoding these proteins:
- the LOC7485599 gene encoding vacuolar protein 8 has product MCSLRQAIEVISSLISYSHPIKVFVVKWQLIRNKLEELCSSLTALENCDSIQNPILSGMISAILASASDCYDLARRCVDLSYSGKLLMQSDLDVMVAKFERHVKNLFGICTAGILTQGFAIVVSRPGVNARKDDMRFYFRDLLTRMKIGDLEMKRQALLNLYDVVVEDDKYVKILVEVGDIVNILVSLLDSVELEIQQEAAKVVSVISGFDSYKSVLIGAGIIGPLIRVLESGSEISKEGAARSLQKLTENSDNAWSVSAYGGVTALLKICTSADSRTALVCPACGVLRNLVGVDEIKRFMIEEGAVPTLIKLARSKDEAVQISSIEFLQNIASVDESVRQLVVREGGIRALVRVFDPKSACTSKSREMALWAIENLCFSSAGYIIMLMNYGFMDQLLFFLRNGDVSVQELALKAAFRLCGKSEETKKAMGDAGFMSELVKFLDAKSFEVREMAAVALSSLVSVPKNRKRFVQDDRNVGFLLQLLDQEEANSGSKKLLISILLSLTSCNSGRKKIASSGYLKNIEKLAEAEVSDAKRLVRKLSTNRFRSILNVIWHS; this is encoded by the coding sequence ATGTGCAGTCTCAGGCAAGCTATTGAGGTTATTTCTTCTTTGATCTCCTACTCTCATCCAATTAAAGTTTTTGTCGTGAAATGGCAACTGATTAGAAACAAGCTAGAAGAGCTATGCTCAAGCCTAACTGCCCTAGAGAATTGTGATTCAATCCAGAATCCGATACTTTCAGGCATGATATCTGCTATCCTAGCCTCTGCTAGTGACTGCTATGATCTTGCTAGAAGATGTGTGGATCTTTCGTACAGTGGCAAGCTCTTGATGCAGAGTGATTTGGATGTAATGGTTGCAAAGTTTGAGAGACATGTAAAGAATCTATTTGGGATTTGTACTGCAGGCATTTTGACTCAGGGTTTTGCCATTGTTGTGTCGAGGCCTGGTGTCAATGCTCGCAAAGATGATATGAGGTTTTACTTTAGAGATCTGTTGACAAGAATGAAAATTGGTGACTTGGAAATGAAGAGACAGGCTTTGCTCAATTTGTATGATGTTGTTGTTGAAGATGATAAGTATGTGAAGATACTTGTCGAAGTTGGTGACATAGTGAATATACTGGTTAGTCTTCTTGATTCAGTGGAATTGGAAATTCAACAAGAGGCTGCAAAGGTCGTGTCAGTGATTTCGGGCTTTGATTCCTACAAATCTGTTTTGATTGGAGCTGGGATTATAGGGCCTTTGATCAGGGTTTTGGAGAGTGGCAGTGAAATAAGCAAGGAGGGTGCTGCAAGAAGCTTGCAAAAATTAACTGAGAATTCTGATAATGCTTGGTCAGTTTCAGCTTATGGGGGTGTGACAGCTCTATTGAAAATATGTACTAGTGCTGATTCTAGAACAGCACTTGTTTGCCCTGCTTGTGGGGTATTGAGAAATCTTGTTGGTGTTGATGAGATAAAGAGATTTATGATTGAAGAAGGTGCAGTGCCCACATTAATCAAGCTGGCAAGATCAAAAGATGAAGCTGTGCAGATAAGTTCGATCGAGTTCCTTCAAAATATTGCATCTGTAGACGAATCAGTGAGGCAATTGGTGGTCAGAGAAGGTGGAATTCGGGCATTAGTACGCGTTTTTGATCCGAAAAGCGCATGTACTTCAAAATCTCGAGAGATGGCATTATGGGCAATTGAGAATCTATGTTTCTCTTCAGCTGGTTATATCATTATGTTGATGAATTATGGTTTTATGGATcagcttcttttctttcttcgaAATGGAGATGTTTCGGTTCAAGAATTGGCACTGAAAGCAGCATTTAGGCTCTGTGGAAAATCAGAGGAAACTAAAAAGGCAATGGGGGATGCTGGATTTATGTCAGAGCTTGTTAAGTTTCTTGATGCAAAATCATTTGAAGTTAGAGAAATGGCAGCTGTGGCACTCTCCAGCTTAGTTTCTGTGCCTAAAAACCGTAAAAGATTCGTGCAGGACGATCGCAATGTGggctttcttcttcaattgctTGACCAAGAAGAGGCAAATTCAGGTAGCAAAAAGTTACTGATCTCTATATTATTGTCCTTAACAAGTTGCAATAGTGGAAGAAAAAAGATTGCCAGTTCTGGTTATTTGAAGAACATAGAAAAACTTGCAGAAGCTGAAGTTTCTGATGCTAAAAGACTTGTCAGGAAGCTCTCCACAAATAGATTCCGTAGCATATTAAATGTAATCTGGCATTCTTGA